The sequence below is a genomic window from Thioclava nitratireducens.
GCGATCAAGAGGCGGCGATGCTCGTCTTCCTCTTTCGCCATCTCGTCGAAAATCTTCGCGGAGCCCGGAAACTCATCGCGCAGATGCTCGGCATATTGGCGATAGATGCGCGCGTCGTCCTCCTCGGAGGAAATCGCGAGCGCAAGCACTTCCTGTTCGGAGAGATCGTCGAAACGGCGGCGTGACGCGAAACCGGGAAGCATGGGAGGCCCTCTTTTTTAGAACGGTTCTAAAATAGGCGGCTTTGCCTCCAGTGCAAGGCAGTATTTTGAACCATTCAGTTCATTAGGTCTTGATTTCCGAACCGAACGGTTCATATTGCATTCCGAACCAAGTAGTTCAGTTATGGAGAACCGCTATGAAACGTCTCGCTTACGCCCTTGTTCTGTCCGTGTTTGGCGCGACTGCCGCGTCGGCTGGCGTCGGGGATTTCTCGCTGCCGCGTCTGGACTTCCCGACCACCGGGGCTCCGACCGTCACGCAAGGCTGCAACGATCTGACGCAGGTCTGCGCGGATAATTAATCGCGTCCAAGATGCGCTTCGCACCGCTCGGCGGCGAGGCGCATCTGACGTTCGCGCTCGCGGAAGCGGTCGCGATCGGCATCGGAATACTCGCCGATGCAGCGGTGACAGGAGACGCCTTCCTCGTAATCGGGGTGGCGTTTGTCTTCCGCGGAAACCGGACGGCGACAGGCGTGACAGCTGTCGTAATCGCCCTGTTTCAGCCCGTGGCGCAGGCTCACGCGCTGATCGAAGACGAAGCAGTCGCCCTGCCAGAGCGAGCCGTCTTCGGGCATGTCTTCGAGATATTTCAGGATGCCGCCCTTGAGGTGATAGACCTCGGGCACCCCTTCCGAGAGCAGGAAATTCGTCGATTTCTCGCAGCGGATACCGCCGGTGCAGAACATCGCGACGCGCTTGTTATGGAAGCGATGCGCATTGTCGCGCCACCATTGCGGAAATTCGCGGAAGCTCTTCGTGCCGGGGTCGATGGCCCCCTCGAAAGTGCCGATCTCGATCTCGTAATCGTTGCGCGTATCGATCACCACCGTGTCGGGCGAGGAGATCAGCGCGTTCCAGTCCTGCGGCTCGACGTAATGGCCGACGCGGGCTTTGGGATCGATATCGGGCTCGCCCATCGTGACGATCTCGCGCTTGAGCCGAACCTTCATCTTGCCGAAAGGCATCTCGGCCGCCGCGCTTTCCTTCCACTCCAGATCGGCGCAGCCCGGCAAGCCGCGGATATGCGCCAGCACCGCATCGATCCCTTCACGAGTCCCGGCGATCGTGCCGTTGATCCCTTCGCGCGCGAGCAGGAGCGAGCCTTTCACACCTTGCGCGCAGGCAAGCTTCGCCAGCGGGGCCTTCAAGGCCTCGGGAGACTCGAACCGGGTAAAATGGTAAAGGGCGGCAACGGTGAACATGGGCCCCGCATTAGCGCCGTGCAGGGGCATTAGGCAAGAGCCGTTGACCATGTGGGGCCCGCGCCCTACCCATGGAGAGACCCTGCGGGAGAGACAAAATGACCAAAGCCCTGATCGTGATCGACGTGCAAAACGATTTCTGCCCCGGCGGCGCGCTGGCAGTCTCGGGGGGCGACGAGATCCTTCCGCGCGTGAACACGCTGATGACCGAGTTCGACACCGTGGTGCTGACGCAGGATTGGCACCCGGCGGATCACGCCTCTTTCGCGAGCCAGCACGAGGGCGGCGCGCCCTTCACGCAGATTCACATGGAGTATGGGCTGCAGACCCTCTGGCCGGACCATTGCGTCCAAGGCAGCAAAGGGGCGGAGTTCCACCCCGATCTCGCCGTGGACCGGGCGCAGCTGATCATCCGCAAGGGATTCCGGCGCGGCGTCGACAGCTATTCGGCTTTCTTCGAGAACGACCACAAGACGCCGACCGGGCTTGCAGGCTATCTGCGCGACCGGGGCGTCGAGGATCTGACCTTCGTTGGGCTCGCCACCGATTTCTGCGTCGCGTGGTCGGCGCTGGATGCTGCGAAGCTGGGCTTCCGCGCGACCGTGATCGAAGGCGCCTGCCGGGCGATCGACCTCGACGGCTCGCTGCAGGAGGCGCATAGCGAGATGCGCTCTGCCGGTGTAAAGCTGGAGGCCTGATCCATGGTCGACATCGCGAGCCGCGTCTATAACCACAAGTGGAAGATCGACCCGATCGTGCGGTCCCTGATCGACACAGATTTCTACAAGCTATTGATGTGCCAGTCGATTTTTCGCAACAAGCCGGAGACGCGGGTCAAGTTCAGCCTGATCAATCGCAGCAAGTCGATCCGGCTGGCGGAGTTGATCGACGAGGCGGAACTGCGCGAGCAGCTCGATTATGCACGCTCGTTGAAATTGTCGCGCGGGGAGAGCACCTGGCTGCGCGGCAACACGTTCTACGGCAAGCGGCAGATGTTCCGCTCGGATTTCATGGAATGGTTCGAGGGCTATCAACTGCCGCCCTACCATCTGGAAAAGCGCGACGGGCAATATGAGCTGACCTTCGAGGGCAAGTGGCACGAGGTCATGCTCTGGGAGATTCCGGCGCTCGCGATCCTGATGGAGCTGCGCGGCCGGGCAGTGCTGAACACGATGGGGCGGTTCGAGTTGCAGGTGCTTTATGCCCGCGCGATGACGAAGGTCTGGGAGAAGATCGAGGCGCTGCGCGAGTTGGATCACCTGCGGATCGCGGATTTCGGCACACGGCGACGGCACAGCTTCCTGTGGCAGGACTGGTGCGTGCAGGCGATGCTAGAAGGCTTGGGCGACATCTCCGAAGGGGGCGCGTTCACCGGGACCTCGAACTGCCTGATCGCGATGCGGCGCGACATCGAGGCCGTGGGCACCAACGCGCATGAGATGCCGATGGTCTATGCGGCGCTGACCGATAGCGATGCGGAGCTGGCAAAGGCGCCTTACAAGGTGCTCGCCGATTGGCACGAGGAGCATGACGGCAACCTGCGTATCATCCTGCCCGACACCTACGGCACGAAGGGTTTCCTCGATCACGCACCGGATTGGCTGGCGGGCTGGACCGGTATTCGCATCGATTCGGGCGATCCGGCGACCGGCGCGGATATCGCGATCGACTGGTGGAAGGCACGCGGCGAGGACCCGCGCCAAAAGCTGGTGATCTTCTCGGACGGGCTGACCGTCGACAAGATTCGCGAGTTGCACGCGCAGTTCGCCGGGCGCGTGAAGGTCAGTTTCGGCTGGGGCACGCTGCTGACGAACGACTTCCGCGGGCTGGTGCCGCATGACGCGCTTGCGCCGTTCAGCCTTGTCTGCAAAGCGGTCGAGGCCGATGAGCGTCCGACGGTGAAACTGTCGGACAATCCCGAAAAGGCGATGGGGCCGGAGGCGGAAATCGCCCGCTACAAGCGCGTCTTCGACGTCGGCCAGCAGCAGGCGATGAAGGTCATGGTCTGAGCGATCAGGTCATCGCGTTGAGGATCAG
It includes:
- a CDS encoding rhodanese-related sulfurtransferase, with the protein product MFTVAALYHFTRFESPEALKAPLAKLACAQGVKGSLLLAREGINGTIAGTREGIDAVLAHIRGLPGCADLEWKESAAAEMPFGKMKVRLKREIVTMGEPDIDPKARVGHYVEPQDWNALISSPDTVVIDTRNDYEIEIGTFEGAIDPGTKSFREFPQWWRDNAHRFHNKRVAMFCTGGIRCEKSTNFLLSEGVPEVYHLKGGILKYLEDMPEDGSLWQGDCFVFDQRVSLRHGLKQGDYDSCHACRRPVSAEDKRHPDYEEGVSCHRCIGEYSDADRDRFRERERQMRLAAERCEAHLGRD
- the pncB gene encoding nicotinate phosphoribosyltransferase; this encodes MVDIASRVYNHKWKIDPIVRSLIDTDFYKLLMCQSIFRNKPETRVKFSLINRSKSIRLAELIDEAELREQLDYARSLKLSRGESTWLRGNTFYGKRQMFRSDFMEWFEGYQLPPYHLEKRDGQYELTFEGKWHEVMLWEIPALAILMELRGRAVLNTMGRFELQVLYARAMTKVWEKIEALRELDHLRIADFGTRRRHSFLWQDWCVQAMLEGLGDISEGGAFTGTSNCLIAMRRDIEAVGTNAHEMPMVYAALTDSDAELAKAPYKVLADWHEEHDGNLRIILPDTYGTKGFLDHAPDWLAGWTGIRIDSGDPATGADIAIDWWKARGEDPRQKLVIFSDGLTVDKIRELHAQFAGRVKVSFGWGTLLTNDFRGLVPHDALAPFSLVCKAVEADERPTVKLSDNPEKAMGPEAEIARYKRVFDVGQQQAMKVMV
- the pncA gene encoding bifunctional nicotinamidase/pyrazinamidase, with the protein product MTKALIVIDVQNDFCPGGALAVSGGDEILPRVNTLMTEFDTVVLTQDWHPADHASFASQHEGGAPFTQIHMEYGLQTLWPDHCVQGSKGAEFHPDLAVDRAQLIIRKGFRRGVDSYSAFFENDHKTPTGLAGYLRDRGVEDLTFVGLATDFCVAWSALDAAKLGFRATVIEGACRAIDLDGSLQEAHSEMRSAGVKLEA